The proteins below are encoded in one region of Paenacidovorax monticola:
- a CDS encoding GNAT family N-acetyltransferase: MSDIEIRSIQPHDQAQWQPLWADYNAFYGRSGPTALAPAITEATWQRFFDPAEPVHALVAVREGQLVGLAHYLFHRSTIQIQPTCYLQDLFTSEHARGAGVGRHLIQGVYAQAQAAGSPRVYWQTHETNSAAIQLYARLAERSGFIVFRKTL, from the coding sequence ATGAGTGACATCGAAATCCGCAGCATCCAGCCACACGACCAGGCCCAATGGCAACCGTTGTGGGCAGACTACAACGCCTTCTATGGCCGCTCGGGCCCCACGGCCCTGGCGCCCGCCATCACGGAGGCCACCTGGCAGCGCTTCTTCGACCCCGCCGAGCCCGTGCACGCCCTCGTCGCGGTCCGTGAGGGGCAACTGGTCGGCCTGGCGCACTACCTGTTCCACCGCAGCACCATCCAGATCCAGCCCACCTGCTATCTGCAGGATTTGTTCACCTCGGAGCACGCCCGGGGCGCAGGCGTGGGCCGCCACCTGATCCAGGGCGTGTACGCGCAGGCCCAGGCCGCGGGCTCGCCCCGGGTCTACTGGCAGACGCACGAAACCAACAGCGCGGCCATACAGCTGTATGCACGGCTGGCCGAGCGTTCGGGGTTCATCGTCTTTCGGAAGACGTTGTAG
- the creD gene encoding cell envelope integrity protein CreD encodes MRHPLFAKIAALAAVTLLLLFGLGLIEDVVRDRQRYRAEATRSVAQSLAGPQTLLGPMLHSACVESWDVVSGSGAERHTTEQRREFLLTALPEQLQLRTGAAMEERARGLHKVNAYTLKAHVTAQWASLASLRPEGTVKGSRMQCGAPILMVGVGDARGIRTAQVEVDGQALALKPGTFHPVYARGLHTPLPEALRGQDGPVSASLDLELVGTERLAIVPLGGTTEVQMQSGWPHPSFGGRFLPSERQVTGAGFTARWRLSSLATTAQQDVAESRKICDSAPADSLSYDAGESGGKGQGPGGCTDSFSVGFIDPVNPYSLSDRATKYGVLFIALTFVAVGLFELMGNGPHAPPLRGSLPPEGAAFLSGGGPAMKKLRVHPVQYLLVGSALCSFFLLLVSLSEHLPFGASYAIAATACVLLLGYYASHMLGSLRRGVPFGALIGLLYGLLYVLLQLEQTALVVGALSLFTVLAAVMVLTRRVNWYGLSPARPAQAAPEAA; translated from the coding sequence TTGAGACACCCCCTGTTCGCCAAAATCGCCGCGCTCGCGGCCGTGACGCTGCTGCTGCTGTTCGGCCTGGGCCTGATCGAAGACGTGGTGCGCGACCGTCAGCGCTACCGCGCCGAGGCCACGCGCAGCGTGGCGCAAAGCCTGGCCGGGCCGCAGACGCTGCTGGGCCCGATGCTGCACAGCGCCTGCGTGGAAAGCTGGGACGTGGTGAGCGGCTCGGGCGCCGAGCGCCACACCACCGAGCAGCGGCGCGAGTTCCTGCTCACCGCCCTGCCCGAGCAGCTGCAGCTGCGCACGGGCGCCGCCATGGAGGAACGCGCGCGCGGGCTGCACAAGGTGAACGCCTACACGCTCAAGGCCCACGTGACGGCGCAGTGGGCCAGCCTGGCGAGCCTGCGGCCCGAGGGCACGGTAAAGGGCTCGCGCATGCAGTGCGGCGCCCCCATCCTGATGGTGGGCGTGGGCGACGCGCGCGGCATCCGCACGGCCCAGGTGGAGGTGGATGGGCAGGCGCTCGCGCTCAAGCCCGGCACCTTCCACCCGGTGTACGCGCGCGGCCTGCACACGCCGCTGCCCGAGGCGCTGCGCGGGCAGGACGGCCCGGTGAGCGCCTCGCTCGACCTCGAGCTCGTGGGCACCGAGCGGCTGGCCATCGTGCCGCTGGGCGGCACGACCGAGGTGCAGATGCAAAGCGGCTGGCCCCACCCCTCATTCGGCGGGCGCTTCCTGCCCTCCGAGCGCCAGGTCACGGGCGCAGGCTTCACGGCGCGCTGGCGCCTGTCGTCGCTCGCCACCACGGCCCAGCAGGATGTGGCCGAGAGCCGCAAGATCTGCGACAGCGCTCCGGCCGACAGCCTCTCATACGACGCCGGCGAGAGCGGCGGCAAGGGCCAGGGGCCGGGCGGCTGCACCGACAGTTTCAGCGTGGGCTTCATCGACCCTGTGAACCCCTATTCGCTCTCCGACCGCGCCACCAAGTATGGCGTGCTGTTCATCGCCCTCACCTTCGTGGCCGTGGGCCTGTTCGAGCTCATGGGCAATGGCCCCCACGCCCCGCCACTGCGCGGGTCGCTGCCCCCTGAGGGGGCCGCTTTTTTATCTGGGGGCGGCCCGGCGATGAAAAAACTGCGCGTGCACCCGGTGCAGTACCTGCTGGTGGGCAGCGCGCTGTGCAGCTTCTTCCTGCTGCTCGTGAGCCTGTCGGAACACCTGCCGTTCGGCGCCTCGTACGCGATCGCAGCCACGGCCTGCGTGCTGCTGCTGGGCTACTACGCGAGCCACATGCTGGGCAGCCTGCGGCGCGGGGTGCCGTTCGGCGCGCTGATCGGGCTGCTCTATGGCCTGCTGTACGTGCTGCTGCAACTGGAGCAGACCGCCCTGGTCGTGGGCGCGCTCTCGCTGTTCACCGTGCTGGCCGCCGTGATGGTGCTCACCCGCCGCGTGAACTGGTACGGGCTCTCTCCGGCCCGCCCCGCACAGGCCGCGCCGGAGGCCGCATGA
- a CDS encoding hemerythrin domain-containing protein encodes MAALAWSDALVLDLPLMDDTHREFVDLLAAVEQADDATLLQAWQALIDHTDQHFGQEDAWMAATRFASGNCHSMQHKVVLQVMREGAARAAQGELPVVRAMASELAVWFPQHAQAMDAALALHLRRVGFDPATGTVLAPQALPGELIHGCGGACSSGDEVAPEPERAVA; translated from the coding sequence ATGGCCGCTCTCGCTTGGTCCGACGCCCTGGTGCTTGATCTGCCGCTGATGGACGACACCCACCGCGAATTCGTGGATCTGCTGGCCGCCGTCGAGCAGGCCGATGACGCCACGCTGCTGCAGGCCTGGCAGGCGCTGATCGACCACACCGACCAGCATTTCGGCCAGGAAGACGCCTGGATGGCCGCCACGCGCTTCGCTTCGGGCAACTGCCACAGCATGCAGCACAAGGTGGTGCTGCAGGTCATGCGCGAAGGCGCGGCGCGTGCAGCCCAGGGCGAACTGCCCGTGGTGCGCGCCATGGCTTCGGAGCTGGCCGTGTGGTTCCCGCAGCACGCGCAAGCCATGGATGCGGCCCTGGCCCTGCATCTGCGCCGCGTGGGCTTCGACCCTGCCACAGGCACCGTGCTGGCGCCCCAGGCGTTGCCGGGGGAGCTGATCCATGGTTGTGGCGGCGCTTGTTCGAGCGGCGACGAGGTGGCCCCTGAGCCGGAGCGCGCCGTGGCCTGA
- a CDS encoding GntR family transcriptional regulator: MSKNRLAATDTGAFPHATLPAQVAAVIEAIETDIIRGRILPRNRLIEDHLMEDYDAKRHVVRAALAELQRLGVVVKPPHLGARIRRFDDQSLRDLYHFRAVLHGAAVAAMPLPVALERMAAVEAAAQAHAEAAATGDLITIHRTNMAFHRLFYGLCDNPYIAESIRLHDWLSFPARAYGIADARALEQACGEHAAMVRALHACDRARLHQLALDHMDRARQLYVEKFLMR, from the coding sequence ATGAGCAAAAACCGGCTGGCCGCCACCGACACCGGCGCCTTTCCCCATGCCACCCTGCCGGCGCAGGTGGCTGCCGTCATCGAGGCGATCGAGACTGACATCATTCGTGGCCGCATCCTGCCGCGCAACCGGCTGATCGAAGACCACCTCATGGAGGACTACGACGCCAAGCGGCACGTGGTGCGCGCGGCGCTGGCCGAGCTGCAGCGCCTGGGCGTGGTCGTCAAGCCGCCGCACCTGGGCGCGCGCATCCGGCGCTTCGACGATCAGAGCCTGCGCGACCTCTACCATTTCCGCGCCGTGCTGCACGGCGCGGCCGTGGCGGCCATGCCGCTGCCCGTGGCGCTCGAGCGCATGGCCGCCGTCGAGGCCGCAGCGCAGGCCCATGCCGAGGCTGCCGCTACGGGCGACCTCATCACCATCCACCGCACGAACATGGCCTTCCACCGCCTGTTCTACGGCCTGTGCGACAACCCCTACATCGCCGAATCGATCCGCCTGCACGACTGGCTGAGCTTCCCCGCGCGCGCCTATGGCATCGCCGACGCGCGGGCGCTCGAGCAGGCCTGCGGCGAGCACGCGGCCATGGTGAGGGCGCTGCATGCCTGCGACCGCGCGCGGCTGCACCAGCTCGCGCTGGACCACATGGACCGCGCGCGCCAGCTCTACGTTGAGAAGTTCCTCATGCGTTGA
- a CDS encoding NAD(P)-dependent oxidoreductase: MTQPSPVAIYGLGNMGYPLAERVGRQFPTQVFDLDAAALQRAQAAFGATPIAAPSDLAGTRTVVLCLPSPAISQSVLQQIAPHLPRGAVVLETSTVNPEHIHAAQKLLAPYGIDVVDASILAGVGQMVAGTASLALGGDPAAIARTQGVLDAIASKQVYFGALGAGAAAKVINNAVAHAVMIVVAEAGAMATAAGVDCQKLIALLSDAQMGLHRPLTYRYAERIVQGDYAGGMPLDAARKDSVLALQLAQTLGVPLFAIQSSHSVYDMAAAAGHGRDDYAAVAKLWADWGCPTVPPAA, from the coding sequence ATGACCCAGCCATCTCCTGTCGCCATCTACGGCCTCGGCAACATGGGCTATCCGCTCGCCGAGCGCGTTGGCCGCCAGTTTCCCACCCAGGTGTTCGACCTCGACGCCGCCGCGCTGCAGCGCGCCCAGGCGGCGTTTGGTGCCACGCCCATCGCGGCGCCGTCGGACCTCGCAGGCACGCGGACCGTGGTGCTGTGCCTGCCCAGCCCCGCCATCTCGCAATCCGTGCTGCAGCAGATCGCGCCCCACCTGCCGCGCGGCGCCGTAGTGCTGGAGACCAGCACCGTGAACCCCGAGCACATCCACGCCGCGCAAAAACTGCTCGCCCCCTACGGCATCGACGTGGTGGACGCCTCCATCCTGGCCGGCGTGGGCCAGATGGTGGCGGGCACGGCCTCGCTCGCATTGGGCGGCGACCCGGCCGCCATCGCGCGCACCCAGGGCGTGCTCGATGCGATCGCGAGCAAGCAGGTCTACTTCGGCGCGCTGGGTGCGGGCGCGGCGGCCAAGGTGATCAACAACGCCGTGGCCCATGCCGTGATGATCGTGGTGGCCGAGGCGGGCGCCATGGCCACGGCCGCGGGCGTGGACTGCCAGAAACTCATCGCCCTGCTGTCCGACGCGCAGATGGGCCTGCACCGCCCGCTGACCTACCGCTATGCCGAGCGCATCGTGCAAGGCGACTACGCGGGCGGCATGCCGCTGGACGCCGCGCGCAAGGATTCGGTGCTGGCGCTGCAGCTTGCCCAGACGCTGGGCGTGCCGCTGTTCGCGATCCAGAGCTCGCACAGCGTGTACGACATGGCCGCGGCCGCGGGCCATGGCCGCGACGACTACGCCGCCGTGGCCAAGCTCTGGGCCGACTGGGGCTGCCCCACGGTGCCCCCGGCTGCCTGA